From one Anaerococcus prevotii DSM 20548 genomic stretch:
- the galE gene encoding UDP-glucose 4-epimerase GalE — protein sequence MKNVLITGGAGYIGSHIAVELLDKGYKVSLYDNLSNSSKLAVKRVAEITGKSPNFYEADILDKKSLKEVFIKDKIDVVIHCAALKAVGESVKKPLEYYHNNITGTLTLLEVMRDVNCKNIIFSSSATVYGDPERVPITEDFPKGECTNPYGWSKSMMEQIMTDLHTADPEWKVVLLRYFNPIGAHKSGKIGEDPKGIPNNLLPYISQVAIGKLDHLSVFGDDYDTHDGTGVRDYIHVVDLAKGHVLAVDKIDELNGVEIINLATGNGYSVLDVVKAFEKASGRDVPYQIAPRREGDIAKCFADAKKAEEVLGWVAENGIEEMCEDSWRWQSQNPNGYEQGE from the coding sequence ATGAAAAACGTACTAATAACTGGAGGGGCTGGCTATATTGGCTCTCACATAGCTGTGGAGCTTTTAGATAAAGGCTACAAGGTAAGCCTATACGATAACTTATCCAACTCTTCCAAGCTTGCTGTTAAAAGAGTCGCAGAAATTACAGGCAAAAGTCCTAATTTCTACGAAGCAGACATTCTAGATAAGAAAAGCCTAAAAGAAGTTTTTATAAAAGATAAAATAGACGTAGTAATCCACTGTGCAGCCCTTAAGGCTGTGGGAGAATCAGTCAAAAAACCACTAGAATACTATCATAATAATATCACTGGGACCCTAACACTTCTTGAAGTTATGAGGGATGTAAACTGCAAAAACATAATATTTTCTTCATCAGCAACAGTCTACGGCGATCCTGAAAGAGTTCCTATCACAGAGGACTTTCCAAAAGGCGAGTGTACCAACCCTTACGGCTGGTCTAAGTCTATGATGGAGCAAATTATGACAGACCTTCACACAGCAGATCCAGAATGGAAGGTAGTTCTTTTAAGATACTTTAACCCAATCGGAGCCCACAAGTCTGGAAAAATTGGTGAAGATCCAAAAGGAATCCCAAACAACCTCCTTCCTTATATTTCCCAAGTGGCTATAGGAAAGCTAGATCACTTGTCAGTTTTCGGTGATGACTACGACACCCATGATGGAACTGGAGTAAGAGACTATATCCATGTAGTAGACCTTGCCAAGGGCCATGTCCTAGCAGTAGATAAAATCGACGAGCTTAATGGAGTTGAGATCATAAATCTTGCAACAGGAAATGGCTACTCTGTCCTAGATGTGGTAAAGGCCTTCGAGAAGGCTAGCGGAAGAGATGTCCCTTACCAAATAGCACCTAGACGTGAAGGCGACATAGCCAAATGTTTTGCAGATGCAAAAAAAGCCGAAGAAGTTCTAGGCTGGGTCGCAGAAAATGGAATAGAAGAAATGTGCGAAGACTCATGGAGATGGCAATCACAAAACCCTAACGGATACGAACAAGGAGAGTAA
- a CDS encoding sugar phosphate nucleotidyltransferase has translation MNTTLVVLAAGIGSRYGAGIKQLAKMDDNGYTIIDYSIYDAMKAGFNKVVFIIREEIEKDFKEIIGNRIEKIIDVEYAYQDMTLPNGFESPKDRQKPWGTVDAVLATKDLVNEPFLIINADDYYGKEVFKDLHRFLVNHDEKEDNKLQIAMAGYKLKNTLSDNGTVTRGVSVGDDNNKLKNIIETHEIKLEEDGTLSSKEGLDSDLLNLESLVSMNLWASYPSFIDLCEKHFIKYLEENKDKLDTAEYVLPDMIGELIDEDKADITILPTDEKWIGITYKEDLSPAKASFKKMFEENLYPEDIWK, from the coding sequence ATGAATACAACACTCGTAGTACTTGCAGCAGGAATAGGCTCAAGATACGGAGCAGGAATCAAGCAACTAGCAAAAATGGATGATAATGGCTATACGATCATAGACTATTCCATCTACGATGCAATGAAGGCAGGCTTTAATAAGGTTGTCTTTATCATAAGAGAAGAAATAGAAAAAGATTTCAAAGAAATAATAGGAAATAGAATAGAAAAAATCATCGATGTAGAGTACGCTTACCAAGATATGACCCTCCCTAATGGATTTGAAAGTCCAAAGGATAGGCAGAAACCTTGGGGTACAGTAGACGCTGTCCTTGCGACCAAAGACCTTGTAAATGAACCCTTCCTAATAATAAATGCTGACGACTACTATGGCAAGGAAGTCTTCAAAGACCTCCATCGCTTTTTAGTAAACCATGACGAGAAGGAAGATAATAAACTTCAAATCGCCATGGCAGGCTACAAGCTAAAAAATACCCTCTCAGACAACGGAACTGTAACAAGAGGAGTCTCAGTAGGAGATGATAATAACAAACTAAAAAACATAATAGAAACACACGAAATAAAACTAGAAGAAGACGGAACTCTTTCAAGCAAAGAGGGGCTAGACTCTGACCTACTCAATCTAGAATCCCTAGTATCAATGAACTTATGGGCCTCCTACCCAAGTTTCATAGACCTTTGCGAAAAACATTTCATAAAATATTTAGAAGAAAATAAAGATAAACTAGACACAGCAGAATACGTACTCCCTGATATGATAGGAGAGCTAATTGATGAAGATAAGGCAGATATAACAATACTTCCAACAGATGAAAAATGGATAGGCATAACCTACAAAGAAGACCTCTCCCCTGCCAAGGCATCATTTAAGAAAATGTTTGAAGAAAATCTTTATCCTGAAGATATATGGAAATAA